CATGTGGACGACGGCCGCTATTAAGAAGAGCAGGGAAGCGGTATTGTGCATGGTCATGAACAGGTGGCTCCACATAGTGTCGCCTTCATGTGAGGCAAAATGGAGCGCTATACCGGAAGGAACTAACCACACGCCTGCGCAAAATAGAGCCATAGATGCTAAGGCTCGAGCGCTCATCCCTGTCCTGTGCGCAACTTTGTCACTCATCTTGTCACTCCTCCTCCCTTTGCCCCCCTTATGTTAACGGTCAACCTTGAACTCCCACTGGCACCAGCTATCCACGGGATGAGGGCCCGGAGGACAATACTTACACGACACTTTCACTGCCGGATCTATGACGCGTGCCACATTTCCGAAGCCCACCTCGAAGGTAGGTCTGCACGCAAATAGACCCACACCGGATTTCAAACGGGCTTCCTGAGGGGGGCAGGACGTAACGGTCAGGAGCGCCATATCGGCCATCTTCTCGACACGATAAGCACATTTAGCAGCCCAACTCATGAAATTAATGGTCTGTAGCACTGCTCCGAGGCCACCGTTGTCGGGAATGGCAAGTATCT
The Deltaproteobacteria bacterium DNA segment above includes these coding regions:
- a CDS encoding DUF4405 domain-containing protein, with translation MSDKVAHRTGMSARALASMALFCAGVWLVPSGIALHFASHEGDTMWSHLFMTMHNTASLLFLIAAVVHMILNWKVLTHYVNTRVGEYMRFKRELLIAVLGVSGFVLLVASHALHIP
- a CDS encoding DUF6125 family protein, with protein sequence PDNPVHEELEQLPKETLIELIKMYSRNWHTCDGLWFSGVEERYGTDKALEIDINMWDVSSRLEAKRIKEILAIPDNGGLGAVLQTINFMSWAAKCAYRVEKMADMALLTVTSCPPQEARLKSGVGLFACRPTFEVGFGNVARVIDPAVKVSCKYCPPGPHPVDSWCQWEFKVDR